The following are encoded in a window of Mustela nigripes isolate SB6536 chromosome 1, MUSNIG.SB6536, whole genome shotgun sequence genomic DNA:
- the OAF gene encoding out at first protein homolog gives MRPPGRRGVPTAPPAPLLLLLPLLVSQLWAARGVGAGPGAPAELRVRVRLPDGQVTEESLQADSDADSISLELRKPDGTLVSFTADFKKDVKIFRALILGELEKGQSQFQALCFVTRLHHNEIIPSEAMAKLRQKNPRAVRQAEEVRGLEHLHMDVAVNFSQGGLLSPHLRNVCAEAAESIYTRQEDVRFWLEQGVDSSVFETLPEATEPSGLRRCGQVGDSGRPCICRYGLSLAWYPCLLKYCHSRDRPAPYRCGIRSCQKNYGFDFYVPHRLLCLWDEEP, from the exons ATGCGCCCGCCCGGCCGCCGCGGGGTCCCCACGGCGCCCCCcgcgccgctgctgctgctgttgccgCTGCTCGTGTCGCAGCTCTGGGCGGCGCGGGGCGTGGGCGCGGGCCCGGGCGCGCCTGCTGAGCTGCGGGTCCGCGTGCGGCTGCCCGACGGCCAGGTCACCGAGGAGAGCCTGCAGGCGGACAGCGACGCCGACAGCATCAGCCTCGAGCTGCGCAAGCCCGACGGCACCCTCGTCTCCTTCACCGCTGACTTCAAGAAG GATGTGAAGATCTTCCGAGCCCTGATCctgggggagctggagaaggggcagagtcAGTTCCAGGCACTTTGCTTTGTCACCCGGCTTCACCACAATGAGATCATTCCCAGTGAGGCCATGGCCAAGCTTCGACAG AAGAACCCACGGGCGGTGCGGCAGGCCGAGGAGGTGCGGGGCCTGGAGCACCTGCACATGGACGTCGCCGTCAACTTCAGCCAAGGGGGCCTGCTGAGCCCCCACCTCCGCAACGTGTGCGCCGAGGCCGCGGAGAGCATCTACACTCGCCAGGAGGACGTCCGGTTCTGGCTGGAGCAAG GTGTGGACAGCTCCGTGTTTGAGACTCTGCCTGAGGCCACAGAGCCCTCGGGGCTGCGGCGCTGCGGGCAGGTGGGGGACAGCGGGAGGCCATGCATCTGCCGCTATGGCCTTAGCCTGGCCTGGTACCCATGTTTGCTCAAATACTGCCACAGCCGCGACCGGCCGGCCCCCTACAGGTGCGGCATCCGCAGCTGCCAGAAGAACTACGGCTTCGACTTCTACGTGCCCCACAGGCTGCTGTGCCTCTGGGATGAGGAGCCctag